The Gemmatimonadota bacterium genome window below encodes:
- a CDS encoding alpha/beta fold hydrolase translates to MILHAADLGGAGRPPLVVLHGLLGSSRNWTSTGKRLAEHHHVLALDLPNHGASPALEPADYPAMVAAVLDTLDAHGLERVTLMGHSLGGKVAMCLACWHPERVERLFVLDIAPRAYTPDYRSLDAMLGVDLSRVSQRKDAEDQMAEAIPSWSHRLFLLTNLDRTDEGAYRWQVDLELLKRQLPLFTAPPLRPEDRFDGPTRLIVGGGSNYVREGDFEQMVRHFPRADLEVVPKAGHNVHVEGGERFVTAVLKA, encoded by the coding sequence TTGATCCTGCACGCCGCCGACCTGGGGGGCGCGGGCCGGCCACCGCTGGTCGTGCTGCACGGACTGCTCGGCTCGTCCCGGAACTGGACCAGCACCGGGAAGCGCCTGGCCGAGCACCACCACGTCCTGGCGCTGGATCTGCCCAACCACGGCGCCTCGCCGGCCCTGGAGCCGGCGGACTATCCCGCCATGGTGGCGGCCGTGCTCGACACCCTGGACGCCCACGGCCTGGAGCGCGTGACGCTGATGGGGCACAGCCTGGGCGGGAAGGTGGCCATGTGCCTGGCCTGCTGGCACCCGGAGCGGGTGGAGCGGCTGTTCGTGCTGGACATCGCGCCCCGCGCCTACACCCCGGACTACCGCTCGCTGGACGCCATGCTGGGCGTGGATCTGTCCCGCGTGTCGCAGCGCAAGGACGCCGAGGACCAGATGGCGGAGGCCATCCCGAGCTGGTCCCACCGTCTGTTCCTGCTCACCAACCTCGATCGCACGGACGAGGGCGCCTACCGCTGGCAGGTGGACCTGGAGCTGCTGAAGCGTCAGCTGCCGCTGTTCACCGCGCCGCCGCTCCGCCCCGAGGACCGCTTCGACGGCCCCACCCGCCTGATCGTGGGGGGTGGCTCGAACTATGTCCGGGAGGGAGATTTCGAGCAGATGGTCCGCCATTTTCCCCGGGCCGACCTCGAGGTCGTGCCCAAGGCCGGCCACAACGTCCATGTCGAAGGCGGTGAGCGGTTCGTCACCGCCGTGTTGAAGGCGTGA
- a CDS encoding thioredoxin domain-containing protein, with the protein MARIPVRTALVALLAAPLLAACSGAEAESGAALTTAQAGIPAPVLAEPLRPAEPQVVDVSGLGHAQGDPEAPIQVVEFTDFGCGYCKKFHDETWSTLRSKYVAEGQIFWRTVHFNVGMFPNAQEAALAGECAFAQDRWDAMRAGLFAAQRDWKGTGDAAAVFQRVAREAGLDVAAFDACMSAREPEPGVDQANEAARKLGVRGTPTFYVDGYPVQGAAPLELFEEFFDRLIEAKAQAGAD; encoded by the coding sequence ATGGCCCGCATCCCCGTCCGTACCGCCCTGGTGGCGCTCCTGGCCGCTCCGCTCCTCGCCGCCTGCAGCGGCGCCGAGGCCGAGTCGGGTGCGGCCCTGACCACGGCCCAGGCCGGCATCCCGGCCCCGGTGCTCGCGGAGCCGCTCCGCCCGGCCGAGCCCCAGGTGGTCGACGTCTCCGGCCTCGGGCACGCGCAAGGGGACCCGGAGGCACCGATCCAGGTGGTCGAGTTCACCGACTTCGGGTGCGGCTACTGCAAGAAGTTCCACGACGAGACCTGGTCCACGCTGCGCTCCAAGTACGTGGCGGAGGGGCAGATCTTCTGGCGGACCGTGCATTTCAACGTGGGGATGTTCCCGAACGCCCAGGAAGCGGCGCTGGCGGGCGAGTGCGCGTTCGCGCAGGACCGCTGGGACGCCATGCGCGCGGGTCTCTTCGCGGCCCAGCGCGACTGGAAGGGCACCGGGGACGCGGCGGCCGTCTTCCAGCGGGTGGCCCGCGAGGCCGGTCTGGACGTGGCCGCCTTCGATGCCTGCATGAGCGCGCGCGAGCCCGAGCCCGGCGTGGACCAGGCCAACGAGGCCGCGCGCAAGCTGGGCGTGCGCGGGACGCCCACGTTCTACGTGGACGGCTATCCCGTCCAAGGCGCGGCCCCGCTCGAGCTCTTCGAGGAGTTCTTCGATCGCCTGATCGAGGCGAAGGCGCAGGCAGGCGCGGATTGA
- a CDS encoding cytochrome c biogenesis protein CcdA encodes MDFGVSFPLAFLAGLVSFLSPCVFPLVPSYLAVVSGLTFEELSEGEAAATRTALLSSLMFVLGFALVFMSLGAAATAAGQALGRALPWIQRVGGVVVIVMGLHMLGAFRSLFLSRERRFHAAARPTGPLGALLAGIVFGAGWSPCIGPVLATILFMAGMEGSIGRGSLLLGTYAIGLGVPFVAAALGLRRFLRSSQGLRRWSGPLQRVAGTFLVLVGLLLVTGRFAALTATLAQMGQLITLEP; translated from the coding sequence ATGGACTTCGGCGTCTCCTTCCCGCTCGCCTTCCTGGCCGGCCTGGTCTCGTTCCTGTCCCCGTGCGTCTTCCCGCTCGTGCCCAGCTACCTGGCCGTGGTGTCGGGGCTCACGTTCGAGGAGCTGTCCGAAGGGGAGGCGGCGGCCACCCGCACCGCCCTGCTTTCCTCCCTGATGTTCGTGCTGGGGTTCGCGCTGGTGTTCATGTCCCTGGGCGCGGCGGCCACCGCGGCCGGGCAGGCCCTGGGCCGCGCCCTGCCGTGGATCCAGCGGGTGGGCGGGGTGGTGGTGATCGTCATGGGGCTCCACATGCTGGGGGCGTTCCGGTCCCTGTTCCTGTCCCGGGAGCGCCGCTTCCATGCGGCCGCCCGGCCCACGGGGCCGCTCGGCGCGCTGCTGGCGGGGATCGTCTTCGGAGCCGGGTGGTCGCCCTGCATCGGCCCGGTGCTGGCCACCATCCTGTTCATGGCCGGCATGGAGGGCTCGATCGGGCGGGGGAGCCTGCTGCTCGGGACCTACGCGATCGGTCTGGGCGTCCCCTTCGTGGCGGCCGCGCTCGGTCTGCGCCGGTTCCTGCGCTCCTCGCAGGGGCTCCGGCGGTGGAGCGGGCCCCTGCAGCGCGTGGCCGGAACCTTCCTCGTGCTCGTGGGGCTTCTACTCGTGACCGGGCGCTTCGCCGCGCTCACCGCCACGCTGGCCCAGATGGGACAGCTCATCACCCTGGAACCCTGA
- a CDS encoding RDD family protein, with product MAVTTDPRTHVTPDAFKLSQEILGLPLAGAGRRLAALALDGVLVGIVSQLSWQILGVLAGVAFFRGATRRSKDVTRVGRAFQLSLGCLGAVILLVTIVVSTGALQRMLTRGAEELTPPGAPVSLGEAVAAGGAAIALRSVETEDEAVTLGMELAQLALRTSDADPDAALELVRARFPDDPEFDADAAMARIAAALDAESAPPEAAVSAQATDSIPLDEAWTRMRALEAADSLDAEDERALTRLRARLGRELAADSLGVLNERLSDARDEASDLEDDLTAARRALREQEEEGGLFGWLLSTVDELGLTFGWGALYFASLTTLMKGQTPGKRALGIRVIRLDGQPIGWFHAFERAGGYAAGVATGLLGFAQILWDPNRQGIHDKIVGTVVVREGAPRAPGRWQGQA from the coding sequence ATGGCGGTGACCACGGATCCACGCACCCACGTCACCCCCGACGCCTTCAAGCTGTCCCAGGAGATCCTCGGGCTGCCCCTGGCCGGAGCGGGGCGGCGGCTGGCGGCGCTGGCGCTGGACGGCGTGCTGGTCGGCATCGTCTCGCAGCTCTCCTGGCAGATCCTGGGCGTGCTGGCCGGCGTCGCCTTCTTCCGCGGGGCCACCCGCAGGAGCAAGGACGTCACACGTGTGGGCCGCGCGTTCCAGCTCTCCCTGGGCTGTCTGGGCGCCGTGATCCTGCTGGTCACGATCGTCGTTTCCACCGGTGCCCTGCAGCGCATGCTGACCCGAGGCGCGGAGGAGCTCACACCCCCGGGCGCGCCCGTGAGCCTGGGCGAGGCCGTGGCCGCGGGCGGGGCCGCGATCGCGCTGCGCAGCGTGGAGACGGAGGACGAGGCGGTGACGCTGGGGATGGAGTTGGCGCAGCTGGCGCTGCGGACGTCGGACGCGGACCCCGACGCCGCGCTGGAGCTGGTGCGCGCACGCTTCCCGGACGATCCGGAGTTCGATGCCGACGCGGCCATGGCACGCATCGCGGCGGCACTGGACGCGGAGTCGGCTCCACCGGAGGCAGCGGTCAGCGCGCAGGCGACCGACTCCATCCCGCTCGACGAAGCCTGGACGCGCATGCGCGCGCTCGAGGCCGCCGACTCGCTGGACGCCGAGGACGAGCGGGCGCTGACCCGCTTGCGCGCCCGTCTCGGACGCGAGCTTGCCGCCGATTCCCTCGGCGTGCTCAACGAACGGCTGAGCGACGCGCGCGATGAGGCGAGCGACCTGGAAGACGATCTGACCGCCGCCCGCCGCGCGCTGCGGGAGCAGGAGGAGGAAGGCGGCCTCTTCGGGTGGCTGCTCAGCACCGTGGACGAGCTGGGGCTCACCTTCGGGTGGGGCGCGCTCTATTTCGCGTCGCTCACGACCTTGATGAAGGGCCAGACGCCGGGGAAGCGCGCGCTGGGCATCCGGGTGATCCGGCTGGACGGGCAGCCCATCGGCTGGTTCCACGCCTTCGAGCGGGCGGGCGGCTACGCGGCCGGGGTGGCCACCGGGTTGCTCGGCTTCGCGCAGATCCTGTGGGATCCCAACCGGCAGGGCATCCACGACAAGATCGTGGGCACGGTCGTGGTGCGCGAAGGCGCGCCCCGGGCGCCCGGGCGCTGGCAGGGACAGGCCTGA
- a CDS encoding carboxypeptidase regulatory-like domain-containing protein, protein MPRLCFLFLVALALGPPSAAFAQEAEARVVLYGRVTDAETGRAVPDAEVRLGEALSVTDAQGLFSFEAVPAGRYLVSVEHLGFGTFEEAVDLVPPTISLRIRISATAIQLDPVVVTALGRDEQRARSSGSQRNVVTREEIAQSQGTGTDLGRVLARSVPGVQLRQAPTMGAPICIEFRGARTLDPSAGCNEPMVFLDGVRVSAPRFLYASLPLEEVERMEMIPPGEAGVGYGADSRFGVLLITTRTAASIRGEPEGRVAFRGTDRAYDWSLEGQDYGWEKVFLTAAVANAAGLALGVVAGRSCLSFDGLSNHFFESECGSLATAGARLALVGFPLLGTTLGARWSGDTDLSRGRWAHTLLGAALVGVPGYILAASGGEDAFGGASWAGGAFLLVGVPAVATLADRLFRTVR, encoded by the coding sequence ATGCCCCGTCTCTGCTTCCTGTTCCTGGTCGCCCTGGCTTTGGGCCCCCCCAGCGCCGCCTTCGCCCAGGAAGCGGAGGCGCGCGTCGTCCTGTACGGCCGGGTCACCGACGCCGAGACGGGTCGCGCCGTCCCCGACGCGGAGGTCCGGCTGGGCGAGGCGCTCTCCGTCACCGACGCCCAGGGCCTCTTCTCCTTCGAGGCCGTGCCGGCGGGCCGCTACCTGGTGAGCGTCGAGCACCTGGGCTTCGGCACCTTCGAGGAGGCCGTGGACCTGGTGCCGCCCACGATCTCGCTCCGCATCCGCATCTCGGCCACCGCCATCCAGCTCGACCCCGTCGTGGTCACCGCGCTCGGCCGGGACGAGCAGCGTGCCCGCAGCAGCGGTAGCCAGCGCAATGTGGTCACCCGCGAGGAGATCGCCCAGTCCCAGGGCACCGGCACCGATCTGGGCCGCGTGCTGGCGCGCAGCGTTCCGGGCGTGCAGCTCCGGCAGGCCCCCACGATGGGCGCACCCATCTGCATCGAGTTCCGGGGCGCGCGCACGCTGGACCCGAGCGCCGGCTGCAACGAGCCCATGGTCTTCCTCGACGGCGTGCGCGTCTCCGCCCCGCGCTTCCTGTATGCCTCGCTCCCGCTGGAGGAAGTCGAGCGCATGGAGATGATCCCGCCCGGCGAAGCCGGCGTGGGCTACGGGGCGGACTCCCGCTTCGGTGTCCTGCTGATCACCACGCGCACGGCCGCGAGCATCCGCGGAGAGCCCGAGGGACGCGTCGCCTTCCGCGGCACGGACCGCGCGTACGACTGGTCGCTGGAAGGCCAGGACTACGGGTGGGAGAAGGTCTTCCTGACCGCCGCCGTCGCGAATGCGGCGGGGCTGGCGCTGGGCGTCGTGGCCGGGCGGAGCTGCCTGTCGTTCGACGGGCTGTCCAACCACTTCTTCGAATCCGAGTGCGGCTCGTTGGCCACGGCGGGAGCGCGTCTGGCCCTGGTGGGCTTCCCGCTGCTGGGCACCACCTTGGGCGCGCGCTGGTCGGGGGACACCGACCTGTCCCGCGGCCGCTGGGCCCACACCCTCCTGGGCGCCGCGCTGGTCGGGGTCCCGGGCTACATCCTCGCCGCTTCGGGCGGCGAGGATGCCTTCGGGGGGGCGTCCTGGGCGGGTGGCGCGTTCCTCCTGGTGGGGGTGCCGGCCGTCGCCACCCTGGCCGACCGCCTCTTCCGCACCGTCCGCTGA
- a CDS encoding S46 family peptidase produces MTAASRPARLHAGLVLPVLFVLGSCASGPAAEPRSAPMPAPVATDQPDTAVVSAPEPAGTPAPAVQAVPGLDTVRAGVFDNGRMWTFDFPPSEYFARTYGFQPDSAWFARARLGALRIPGCSASFVSPNGLVMTNHHCARDHVSAVTEEGETLLDDGFLARRQQDERPIEDFEADQLVEIRDVTGEIRAAEQGITDDEARGEARQARIEELEESLLEERGGEDGGYHVEIVTLYDGGRYSAYIFRRYTDVRLVMAPELQIGFFGGDPDNFTYPRYNLDMSFLRVYDNGQPLDTRDVYFRWSTDGISEGDAVFVIGNPGSTSRIQTVAELEFRRDVGDKKVLEFIDSRIEALEAYYARDPETAEALDLRNEIFSLQNSQKSYRGVIEGLHDPVILAKRRDYEQSFLDSIQSDPELRAEYGGLVERMAEIQEAKGDYAAGFGSFLGFNVPAYGSATLARVLPAFQVLGARAQGAPAEAVQEALDEFMAVPDYPQELDELLLEARFEDLIRNYGEDDPQVQALLQGRSPEGAAAMIIQGSALSDSASAVEALESGTLNPGDPAMQLVQRMFGLIGPFQEGIGPLSATEEELRVQLGQARFDVYGTNVPPDATFSLRIADGVVSGYRYNGTLAPPHTTFYGLYDRYYSFNGAEGGTNPWALPDRWVKPPSSFDLSTALNFVSTADIIGGNSGSPVVDQDLRVVGLVFDGNIESLTGDYIYLTETARSVAVDARGILEALRDLYGLARIADELEAGARAGAR; encoded by the coding sequence ATGACCGCCGCCTCGCGTCCCGCCCGCCTCCACGCCGGGCTCGTCCTTCCTGTGCTGTTCGTGCTCGGGTCCTGCGCGAGCGGGCCCGCCGCCGAACCGCGCAGCGCCCCCATGCCGGCCCCGGTCGCGACGGACCAGCCCGACACGGCCGTGGTGTCCGCGCCCGAGCCCGCCGGCACACCCGCGCCCGCGGTGCAGGCCGTGCCCGGTCTGGACACGGTGCGCGCCGGGGTCTTCGACAACGGTCGCATGTGGACGTTCGACTTCCCGCCCAGCGAGTACTTCGCGCGCACCTACGGCTTCCAGCCGGATTCGGCCTGGTTCGCGCGCGCCCGTCTGGGCGCGCTGCGCATCCCGGGCTGCTCGGCCTCGTTCGTGTCGCCGAACGGGCTGGTCATGACCAACCACCACTGCGCGCGCGATCACGTCTCGGCCGTCACCGAGGAGGGGGAAACGCTCCTGGACGACGGCTTCCTCGCGCGCCGTCAGCAGGACGAGCGGCCCATCGAGGACTTCGAGGCCGATCAGCTCGTCGAGATCCGCGACGTGACGGGCGAGATCCGCGCGGCCGAGCAGGGCATCACGGACGACGAGGCCCGCGGCGAGGCCCGCCAGGCGCGCATCGAGGAGCTGGAGGAGAGCCTGCTGGAGGAGCGGGGCGGGGAGGACGGCGGCTACCACGTGGAGATCGTCACGCTCTACGACGGCGGCCGCTATTCGGCGTACATCTTCCGCCGCTACACGGACGTGCGGCTGGTGATGGCGCCGGAGCTCCAGATCGGCTTCTTCGGCGGCGACCCCGACAACTTCACGTACCCGCGCTACAACCTCGACATGAGCTTCCTGCGCGTGTACGACAACGGGCAGCCGCTCGACACACGTGACGTCTACTTCCGCTGGAGCACCGACGGCATCTCCGAAGGCGACGCCGTGTTTGTCATCGGCAACCCTGGCTCCACGTCGCGCATCCAGACCGTGGCCGAGCTCGAGTTCCGCCGCGACGTCGGCGACAAGAAGGTGCTCGAGTTCATCGATTCCCGGATCGAGGCGCTGGAGGCGTACTACGCGCGTGATCCAGAGACGGCCGAGGCGCTCGACCTGCGGAACGAGATCTTCAGCCTGCAGAACTCGCAGAAGTCCTATCGGGGCGTGATCGAGGGCTTGCACGACCCGGTCATCCTCGCCAAGCGCCGCGACTACGAGCAGAGCTTCCTGGATTCCATCCAGTCCGACCCCGAGCTGCGCGCGGAGTACGGTGGCCTGGTGGAGCGCATGGCGGAGATCCAGGAGGCCAAAGGCGATTATGCTGCGGGCTTCGGCTCCTTCCTGGGCTTCAACGTTCCCGCCTACGGCTCCGCCACGCTCGCCCGCGTGCTGCCAGCCTTCCAGGTCCTGGGGGCGCGCGCACAGGGCGCACCGGCGGAGGCGGTGCAGGAGGCGCTGGACGAGTTCATGGCGGTGCCCGACTACCCGCAGGAGCTGGACGAGCTGCTGCTGGAGGCGCGCTTCGAGGATCTGATCCGCAACTACGGGGAGGACGATCCCCAGGTGCAGGCGCTGCTGCAGGGGCGTTCACCCGAAGGCGCGGCGGCGATGATCATCCAGGGGTCGGCGCTCTCAGACTCCGCGTCGGCGGTCGAGGCGCTCGAGTCCGGCACGCTGAATCCCGGCGATCCGGCCATGCAGCTCGTGCAGCGCATGTTCGGGTTGATCGGACCCTTCCAGGAGGGCATCGGACCGCTCAGCGCCACCGAGGAGGAGCTGCGCGTGCAGCTCGGTCAGGCCCGCTTCGACGTGTACGGCACGAACGTGCCGCCCGACGCGACCTTCTCTCTCCGCATCGCGGACGGCGTGGTGTCGGGCTACCGCTACAACGGCACGCTGGCACCCCCGCACACCACGTTCTACGGGCTCTACGACCGCTATTACTCCTTCAACGGCGCCGAAGGCGGCACCAATCCCTGGGCGCTGCCGGACCGGTGGGTGAAGCCGCCGTCGTCGTTCGATCTGTCCACCGCGCTCAACTTCGTGTCGACCGCGGACATCATCGGCGGCAACTCGGGCTCGCCCGTGGTGGACCAGGATCTGCGGGTGGTCGGGCTGGTCTTCGACGGCAACATCGAGAGCCTGACGGGCGACTACATCTACCTGACCGAGACGGCGCGCTCGGTGGCCGTCGATGCGCGCGGCATCCTGGAAGCGCTGCGCGACCTGTACGGCCTGGCGCGCATCGCGGACGAGCTGGAAGCGGGAGCCCGGGCCGGAGCGCGCTGA